One region of Thiorhodovibrio frisius genomic DNA includes:
- a CDS encoding BMC domain-containing protein has product MAGENHGIALGMIETRGLVPAIEAADAMTKAAEVRLVGREFVGGGYVTVLVRGETGAVNAAVRAGADACERVGDGLVAAHIIARPHPELEPALKASGSFLSGQQRR; this is encoded by the coding sequence ATGGCAGGCGAGAACCACGGTATCGCGCTAGGCATGATCGAGACCCGGGGTCTTGTGCCAGCGATCGAAGCGGCCGATGCGATGACCAAGGCGGCTGAGGTCCGGTTGGTCGGACGGGAATTTGTCGGTGGTGGCTATGTCACCGTGCTGGTGCGCGGTGAGACCGGCGCCGTGAATGCCGCCGTGCGCGCCGGGGCGGATGCCTGCGAACGGGTTGGTGACGGTCTGGTGGCCGCACACATCATTGCCCGTCCGCATCCCGAGCTGGAGCCGGCACTGAAGGCAAGCGGCAGTTTTCTGTCGGGGCAGCAAAGGCGATAA
- a CDS encoding YajD family HNH nuclease — protein sequence MSQVRHPKTGKPVDTAKLDQIVASARRASDERAAGYRAQALKLYPWVCGRCSREFNQQNLRELTVHHKDMDHDNNPPDGSNWELLCLYCHDNEHQKFEEHLAALAAGRSPIPSSGQSATKPPSTHRPFDALAGLLKNPPAGDD from the coding sequence ATGAGCCAAGTCCGCCACCCCAAGACCGGCAAACCCGTCGACACCGCCAAGCTCGACCAAATCGTCGCCAGCGCGCGGCGTGCCAGCGACGAGCGCGCCGCCGGCTATCGCGCCCAGGCGCTCAAACTATACCCCTGGGTGTGCGGGCGCTGTAGTCGGGAATTCAATCAGCAAAACCTGCGTGAGCTGACCGTCCATCACAAGGACATGGACCACGACAACAACCCGCCCGATGGCAGCAACTGGGAACTGCTGTGCCTCTACTGTCACGACAACGAGCACCAGAAGTTCGAGGAGCATCTGGCCGCACTCGCCGCCGGACGCTCCCCCATTCCGAGCAGCGGCCAGAGCGCAACCAAACCGCCCAGCACCCATCGCCCCTTCGACGCCTTGGCCGGCCTGCTCAAAAACCCGCCAGCCGGCGATGACTGA
- a CDS encoding carboxysome peptide A, producing MKICQVLKPLVSTNRISGFEHKHLQVVLDGSSKMVAVDAVGAVPGDWVICVGSSAAREAAGSKEYPSDLTIVGIIDDWQPET from the coding sequence ATGAAAATTTGTCAGGTGCTCAAGCCATTGGTATCGACCAATCGCATTTCCGGATTTGAGCACAAGCATTTGCAGGTGGTACTCGACGGCAGCAGCAAGATGGTCGCAGTCGATGCCGTCGGCGCGGTGCCGGGTGACTGGGTCATTTGCGTTGGCAGTTCGGCGGCGCGCGAGGCCGCAGGTAGCAAGGAATATCCGAGCGACCTGACCATCGTTGGCATCATCGATGACTGGCAACCGGAGACCTGA
- a CDS encoding BMC domain-containing protein, which translates to MANETMGIALGMIETRGLVPAIEAADAMTKAAEVRLIGREFVGGGYVTVLVRGETGAVNAAVRAGADACERVGDGLVAAHIIARPHREVEPVLPTGGAAA; encoded by the coding sequence ATGGCGAACGAAACCATGGGTATTGCTCTTGGCATGATCGAGACGCGCGGTCTGGTACCGGCCATCGAGGCGGCTGATGCGATGACGAAGGCAGCAGAAGTGCGTCTGATTGGTCGTGAGTTTGTTGGGGGCGGCTATGTGACCGTGCTGGTGCGCGGTGAGACTGGCGCTGTGAATGCCGCAGTGCGCGCTGGCGCGGATGCCTGCGAGCGCGTGGGTGACGGCCTGGTGGCTGCACACATCATTGCTCGTCCGCATCGGGAAGTCGAACCTGTCTTGCCGACTGGCGGCGCTGCGGCCTAA
- a CDS encoding carboxysome shell carbonic anhydrase, which yields MSGGRPGTQKARLGGDLSSRQPAFNQRLHPLTDVNANARLFDYEARVKESFDRIVPVLKQVAAMQCEPRFEERALELIHSELGYELPHEEINHAWVSGLDMRRLFAMSVFKTYRRISDEFYTHDPLGGRDQQAFDSFLQDCGFHLLDVTPCADGRLAHAISYVLRLPYAAVRRKSYAGSLFDVENTVQKWAETEMLRFREGRPNTADAPTRYLKTVMYHFSSVDPAHQGCAAHGSDDELAARAGLERLQAFQQAIENTYCCGASVDLLLIGLDTDTDAIRVHVPDRDSRIDLTRWVDGHKLYEITRGMAPEQARAHILELVRAHAAEQSRSTGGDAPAEGMLRLIAQLIENNISQIDYVRAYHQGGYADIGHAERFIGAGIGFEEIQLRNLTYFAYLATVEEGAADMDVGIKIFSGLNVSRGLPVPVIVRYDYHGGVPGARERAVAHCERIAAALKARYPKLCADGLLHCLRAVRDCDAGAPIEVVGCSLQTQAAAAH from the coding sequence ATGTCGGGGGGCCGCCCTGGCACCCAAAAGGCGCGTTTGGGCGGGGATCTGAGCAGCCGGCAGCCTGCGTTTAACCAGCGCCTGCATCCGCTCACGGATGTGAACGCCAATGCGCGCCTGTTCGACTATGAAGCACGGGTCAAGGAGTCCTTTGATCGCATCGTACCTGTGCTCAAACAGGTCGCAGCCATGCAGTGCGAGCCGCGCTTTGAAGAACGGGCGCTTGAGCTGATCCACTCGGAACTCGGCTATGAACTGCCGCACGAGGAAATCAATCACGCCTGGGTGAGCGGGCTGGATATGCGGCGGCTGTTTGCGATGTCGGTGTTCAAGACCTATCGCCGCATCAGCGATGAGTTCTATACCCATGATCCGCTTGGCGGGCGCGATCAGCAGGCCTTTGACAGTTTTTTGCAGGACTGCGGTTTTCACCTGCTCGATGTCACGCCCTGCGCGGACGGACGCCTGGCCCATGCCATCAGCTATGTGCTGCGTTTGCCCTATGCAGCCGTTCGACGCAAGTCCTATGCGGGTTCGCTGTTCGATGTCGAGAACACCGTGCAGAAATGGGCCGAGACTGAAATGCTACGCTTCCGGGAGGGACGCCCAAACACGGCCGATGCGCCAACCCGGTACCTGAAAACGGTCATGTACCACTTCAGCTCGGTCGATCCGGCGCACCAAGGCTGCGCGGCGCATGGCTCCGATGACGAACTGGCCGCACGCGCTGGGCTGGAACGCCTCCAGGCCTTCCAGCAGGCGATTGAGAATACCTATTGCTGTGGCGCCTCGGTCGATCTGCTGTTGATCGGGCTGGATACAGACACGGACGCCATTCGCGTGCATGTGCCTGACCGCGACAGTCGCATTGATCTGACCCGCTGGGTCGACGGCCACAAGCTTTACGAAATTACGCGCGGCATGGCGCCGGAGCAGGCGCGAGCGCATATTCTCGAGCTGGTTCGCGCACATGCAGCCGAGCAGTCGCGCAGTACCGGTGGCGATGCACCGGCAGAGGGGATGCTCAGGCTGATCGCGCAACTGATCGAAAACAACATCTCGCAGATTGATTATGTACGCGCCTACCATCAGGGCGGCTATGCGGATATTGGCCATGCCGAGCGCTTTATTGGCGCGGGCATTGGTTTTGAGGAAATTCAACTGCGCAATCTGACCTATTTCGCCTATCTGGCGACGGTCGAGGAAGGCGCGGCGGATATGGATGTGGGTATCAAGATTTTCTCCGGGCTCAATGTGAGTCGCGGGCTGCCGGTTCCGGTGATTGTGCGTTACGACTACCACGGTGGCGTGCCTGGCGCGCGTGAGCGGGCTGTTGCGCACTGCGAGCGTATCGCCGCTGCGCTGAAAGCGCGGTACCCCAAGCTGTGCGCCGATGGCCTGCTGCACTGTCTGCGCGCTGTGCGCGACTGCGATGCCGGTGCGCCAATCGAGGTTGTCGGCTGTTCGCTCCAGACCCAGGCCGCAGCGGCGCACTGA
- a CDS encoding ferritin-like domain-containing protein → MMHQPGVHPRTLGYLGRALSLEYSAVQQYMTQAALTEAWGLREAADRFRAETVEEMRHAERIVKRMLGVGVVPNASQLRPVAVADSLVGLLQQDAVLEAEIVALYDEATRFCRSMGEMENAEFFQGLLNDEMAHAEEVDTWLKTLGAGQHQGWNERAYF, encoded by the coding sequence ATGATGCACCAGCCAGGGGTTCATCCCCGCACGCTCGGGTATCTCGGACGCGCCTTGAGTCTTGAGTACTCAGCCGTGCAGCAGTACATGACCCAGGCCGCCCTGACGGAAGCCTGGGGCCTGCGCGAGGCGGCGGACCGCTTTCGTGCCGAGACGGTCGAGGAAATGCGCCATGCCGAGCGCATCGTCAAGCGTATGCTCGGTGTTGGTGTCGTACCCAATGCATCCCAGTTGCGCCCGGTCGCCGTGGCGGACAGCCTGGTTGGCTTGCTGCAACAGGATGCCGTGCTCGAGGCCGAGATCGTGGCGCTTTATGATGAGGCCACCCGTTTTTGTCGCAGCATGGGCGAGATGGAAAACGCCGAATTCTTTCAGGGACTGCTAAACGACGAAATGGCCCACGCCGAGGAAGTCGACACCTGGCTGAAGACTCTGGGAGCGGGCCAGCATCAGGGTTGGAATGAACGCGCCTACTTCTGA
- a CDS encoding ribulose bisphosphate carboxylase small subunit — MPFHSVQGDYQTKQTLETFGFLPPLTQDEIYDQIAYIIAQGWTPAIEHVHPSNSMKDYWTMWKLPFFGETELANVVNELEGCHRTYPDHHVRLTGYDSYTQSQGSCFVVFQGRG; from the coding sequence ATGCCTTTCCATAGCGTTCAAGGCGACTACCAGACCAAACAAACCCTCGAGACCTTCGGCTTCCTGCCGCCCCTGACCCAGGACGAGATCTACGACCAGATCGCCTATATCATCGCTCAGGGCTGGACCCCGGCCATTGAGCACGTTCACCCCAGCAACTCCATGAAAGACTACTGGACCATGTGGAAGCTGCCGTTCTTCGGTGAGACCGAGCTGGCCAATGTCGTCAATGAGCTTGAGGGCTGCCACCGCACCTATCCCGACCACCATGTGCGCCTGACCGGGTACGACAGCTACACCCAGAGTCAGGGTTCCTGTTTCGTGGTGTTCCAGGGTCGCGGCTGA
- a CDS encoding form I ribulose bisphosphate carboxylase large subunit: MSVKTYDAGVKEYRDMYWTPDYVPLDTDLLACFKCTGQPGVPREEVAAAVAAESSTGTWSTVWSELLTDMEYYKGRAYRIEDVPGDSESFYAFIAYPIDLFEEGSIVNVLTSLVGNVFGFKALRHLRLEDIRFPIAYVKTCMGPPNGIQVERDKMNKYGRPLLGATIKPKLGLSAKNYGRAVYECLRGGLDFTKDDENVNSQPFMRWQNRFEFVGEAIQSAQQETGERKGHYLNVTAATPEDMYERAEFAKECGVPIIMHDFLTGGFTANTGLAKWCRKNGVLLHIHRAMHAVIDRHPKHGIHFRVLAKCLRLSGGDHLHTGTVVGKLEGDRASTLGYVDQLRESFVPEDRSRGIFFDQDWGSMPGVFAVASGGIHVWHMPALVTIFGDDSVLQFGGGTQGHPWGNAAGAAANRVALEACVKARNEGRELEKEAREIMTDAARHSPELAIAMETWKEIKFEFDTVDKLDIS; this comes from the coding sequence ATGAGCGTAAAAACTTACGACGCCGGTGTAAAAGAATACCGGGACATGTACTGGACGCCCGATTACGTCCCTCTCGACACCGATCTTCTCGCCTGCTTTAAGTGCACCGGCCAGCCCGGAGTGCCACGCGAGGAAGTCGCCGCCGCCGTCGCTGCCGAATCGTCCACCGGCACCTGGAGCACCGTCTGGTCGGAACTGCTGACCGATATGGAGTATTACAAGGGCCGCGCCTACCGCATCGAAGATGTGCCCGGCGACAGCGAGTCCTTCTACGCTTTTATCGCCTACCCGATCGACCTGTTCGAGGAAGGCTCCATCGTCAACGTGCTCACCTCTCTGGTCGGCAACGTTTTCGGCTTCAAAGCGCTGCGTCACCTGCGTCTGGAAGACATCCGCTTCCCGATCGCTTACGTGAAGACCTGCATGGGACCGCCCAACGGCATCCAGGTCGAGCGCGACAAGATGAACAAATACGGCCGCCCGCTGCTCGGCGCGACCATCAAGCCCAAGCTCGGTCTGTCAGCCAAGAACTACGGCCGTGCTGTCTATGAGTGCCTGCGTGGCGGTCTGGACTTCACCAAGGACGACGAGAACGTCAATTCCCAGCCCTTCATGCGCTGGCAGAATCGCTTTGAATTCGTCGGCGAGGCCATCCAGTCCGCTCAGCAGGAAACCGGCGAGCGCAAAGGGCATTACCTGAATGTCACCGCCGCCACGCCTGAGGATATGTACGAGCGTGCCGAGTTCGCCAAAGAATGCGGCGTGCCCATCATCATGCACGACTTCCTGACCGGTGGTTTTACAGCGAATACGGGTCTGGCCAAGTGGTGCCGCAAGAATGGCGTCCTGTTGCACATCCATCGCGCCATGCATGCGGTCATCGACCGTCATCCCAAGCACGGTATCCACTTCCGCGTGCTGGCCAAGTGCCTGCGCCTCTCGGGTGGCGACCATCTGCACACCGGCACCGTGGTCGGTAAGCTCGAAGGCGACCGCGCCTCCACTCTGGGCTATGTCGATCAGTTGCGTGAATCTTTCGTGCCCGAGGATCGCTCGCGCGGTATTTTCTTCGATCAGGACTGGGGTTCCATGCCTGGCGTCTTTGCCGTCGCGTCCGGTGGTATCCACGTTTGGCACATGCCGGCGCTGGTCACCATCTTCGGCGACGACTCGGTGTTGCAGTTCGGTGGCGGTACTCAGGGTCACCCCTGGGGCAACGCGGCCGGTGCCGCAGCCAACCGTGTCGCGCTTGAGGCCTGTGTGAAGGCGCGCAACGAGGGCCGCGAGCTGGAGAAAGAAGCCCGCGAGATCATGACCGATGCCGCGCGTCATAGCCCAGAGCTGGCGATCGCGATGGAGACTTGGAAGGAAATTAAGTTCGAGTTCGACACCGTCGACAAGCTCGACATAAGCTAA
- a CDS encoding CsoS2 family carboxysome shell protein, giving the protein MLSLARRAAQSGRGKAATNAPTSAASLARQANPKLSGRELSQRVRAQRSHNGGAGERKSAPTGRMRQNPAARGAEDQHWKVGASETAAGQTVTGTRVGRSVKTTGDEPSTCRAVTGTEYMGADIFREFCHSEPQRNVPKVGVSPSGLGNRITGNEVGRSSRVTGDEPGSCERVTGTEYLSPAHFEAFCDLRPGSDATQGSGRRTGLAATRGGQSVSGTMVGRSGGDRAGADRAAKVTGDEQGASVKTTGTQYTNVQSIAEGIPSHQGGGRSAVAGQSKHKVPERAAPAKVAVSSTLTGGRVTGTLVGRSAQVTGDEPGSCRAVTGDQYLSGEQFESFCDARPEPEAAKVGESLTALGQRVSGTQTGRSGRVTGDEPGTCKAVTGTPYAGMEQAEEYCAPAAAQAARERMLPMARRGAGMTGQGPGVGGRMTGDSRGACEPLTGTPYLGADQQAAACEDGGDSQLKRGAMAATPDEPDFPQALTGAPWQQFSVNSPARVADHQRAARTGAVTGTNSEGGGRITGPFGMATGKITGTEEFRFGAAKHGPRANAGPVAPEGKPAVSSASRVTGEGQSAGLKITGDDWDRGEHVTGTEGAWAKGRNPTRPGPMTAMQRPERKRNEETPVPVSRVTGSSGSTDRGSLITYSGGARG; this is encoded by the coding sequence ATGCTGTCACTCGCCCGTCGCGCGGCTCAGTCCGGACGCGGCAAGGCGGCCACAAACGCGCCCACGTCCGCAGCGAGTCTGGCGCGCCAGGCAAACCCCAAACTGTCTGGTCGGGAGCTGTCCCAGCGGGTGCGCGCGCAGCGCAGCCACAATGGTGGCGCGGGTGAGCGCAAATCAGCGCCTACCGGGCGTATGCGCCAGAACCCTGCGGCGCGCGGTGCCGAGGACCAGCATTGGAAGGTCGGCGCCAGCGAGACCGCAGCCGGGCAGACTGTGACCGGCACACGGGTTGGGCGCAGCGTCAAGACCACTGGTGATGAACCTAGTACCTGTCGCGCCGTCACTGGCACTGAGTACATGGGCGCGGATATCTTTCGCGAATTTTGCCACAGCGAACCGCAGCGGAATGTCCCCAAGGTCGGTGTCAGTCCCTCGGGTCTCGGTAATCGAATCACCGGCAATGAGGTGGGCCGCTCCAGCCGTGTTACCGGCGATGAGCCCGGCAGTTGCGAGCGCGTGACCGGAACCGAATATCTCTCTCCAGCGCATTTTGAGGCGTTCTGCGACCTCCGCCCAGGGTCCGATGCGACCCAAGGCAGTGGCCGTCGCACCGGTTTGGCCGCGACACGGGGTGGGCAGTCAGTCTCTGGCACAATGGTCGGCCGTTCTGGTGGTGACCGAGCTGGCGCTGATCGCGCAGCAAAGGTGACCGGTGATGAGCAAGGCGCCAGCGTCAAGACGACCGGCACCCAATACACCAATGTGCAGAGCATTGCCGAAGGGATTCCATCGCATCAAGGCGGCGGTCGTTCGGCGGTGGCAGGGCAATCCAAACACAAGGTTCCAGAAAGGGCGGCTCCGGCAAAGGTGGCTGTGTCTTCCACGCTAACGGGAGGCCGTGTGACCGGCACCCTGGTTGGCCGTTCGGCACAGGTCACCGGTGACGAGCCTGGCAGTTGTCGCGCAGTAACAGGCGATCAGTACCTCTCAGGTGAGCAGTTCGAGAGCTTTTGTGACGCGCGTCCCGAGCCGGAAGCGGCCAAGGTTGGTGAGTCTCTCACAGCGCTGGGACAGCGAGTTTCAGGCACTCAGACCGGGCGTTCCGGGCGGGTGACTGGCGATGAGCCCGGTACTTGCAAGGCAGTGACTGGCACACCCTATGCCGGCATGGAGCAGGCAGAAGAGTATTGTGCGCCTGCAGCGGCGCAGGCAGCGCGCGAGCGCATGCTGCCCATGGCGCGACGTGGCGCCGGAATGACAGGGCAGGGGCCTGGCGTCGGCGGCAGAATGACGGGCGATAGCCGCGGTGCTTGCGAACCCCTAACCGGCACGCCCTATCTGGGCGCTGATCAGCAGGCTGCGGCTTGCGAGGATGGCGGAGATTCCCAACTGAAGCGCGGCGCAATGGCGGCCACGCCCGACGAGCCCGACTTTCCGCAGGCGCTTACCGGTGCACCCTGGCAACAGTTCAGCGTGAACTCGCCAGCGCGTGTGGCCGATCATCAGCGTGCGGCTCGCACCGGCGCGGTGACAGGCACCAACAGCGAGGGCGGCGGGCGGATCACCGGACCCTTCGGCATGGCAACTGGCAAGATCACGGGTACTGAGGAATTTCGCTTTGGCGCTGCCAAGCATGGTCCGCGCGCGAATGCCGGGCCGGTTGCTCCCGAGGGCAAGCCGGCGGTATCAAGCGCGAGCCGGGTGACCGGCGAGGGCCAGTCCGCGGGGCTGAAAATTACCGGCGACGATTGGGACAGGGGCGAGCATGTCACAGGAACAGAAGGCGCCTGGGCAAAAGGCCGCAACCCGACCCGACCCGGTCCGATGACGGCCATGCAGCGGCCTGAGCGCAAGCGCAACGAGGAGACACCTGTCCCTGTCAGTCGCGTGACTGGTAGCAGCGGCAGTACCGACCGTGGCTCGCTGATCACCTATTCTGGCGGGGCTCGCGGCTGA
- a CDS encoding LysR family transcriptional regulator produces the protein MKGTLSEKGLGSAGADYLVRHCTLRQLQLLEAIVRLGSFTRAAEELFLTQPTVSMQIKKLSESIGTPLFHHVGRTVEPTDAGREVYAACRGILNGLANLETKLSDLKGLRRGRLRLGVITTATYVAPEILGAFCQRYTGIDVFLNVTNRDQLLERLSAQDDDLYVMGQHHDLGQEVQAVPFAPNPLVMIARSDHPLVGQPRIPMSRLAEEDLLLREPGSGVRDAVLKHFAAAGVEPRVRMQLGSSETIKHAILGGLGISALSLHSVRLESGGGRFAVLDVEGFPIRRRWHLVYSRSRELSLVARTFLDFAIASEPDIRAQLNEAMTALMRVSGVFLSAFDDFDVAKPEPAVAMGA, from the coding sequence ATGAAAGGCACCCTGTCCGAGAAGGGCTTGGGCAGCGCGGGGGCCGATTATCTGGTCCGCCACTGCACCCTGCGCCAACTGCAACTGCTCGAGGCCATTGTGCGTCTGGGTAGCTTCACGCGTGCAGCCGAGGAATTGTTTCTGACGCAGCCGACGGTGTCGATGCAGATCAAGAAGCTGTCCGAGTCTATCGGCACACCGCTTTTTCATCATGTCGGGCGCACGGTCGAGCCCACGGATGCCGGGCGCGAGGTTTACGCGGCCTGCCGTGGTATTCTCAACGGCCTGGCCAATCTCGAGACCAAACTCTCCGATCTCAAAGGCCTGCGCCGAGGCCGGTTGCGTCTGGGCGTCATCACCACTGCGACCTATGTGGCACCGGAAATTCTTGGCGCTTTCTGCCAGCGTTACACCGGCATTGATGTGTTCTTGAATGTGACCAATCGCGATCAGCTTCTTGAGCGTTTATCGGCCCAGGACGATGATCTCTACGTCATGGGACAGCATCATGATCTCGGCCAGGAAGTGCAAGCGGTTCCCTTCGCGCCCAATCCACTGGTGATGATTGCCCGCAGCGACCATCCGCTGGTCGGGCAGCCGCGCATTCCCATGAGCCGCCTGGCGGAGGAAGATCTGCTGCTGCGGGAACCAGGCTCCGGTGTGCGCGACGCGGTGCTCAAGCACTTTGCCGCTGCCGGGGTCGAGCCCCGGGTGCGCATGCAGCTTGGCAGTAGCGAGACCATCAAGCATGCCATTCTTGGCGGTCTGGGGATCTCGGCTCTGTCCCTGCATTCAGTGCGGCTCGAAAGCGGGGGCGGGCGCTTTGCGGTGCTCGATGTCGAAGGCTTCCCGATCCGCCGGCGCTGGCATCTGGTCTACTCGCGCTCGCGCGAACTGTCACTGGTGGCGCGCACTTTTCTTGATTTCGCCATCGCCAGCGAACCCGACATCCGCGCCCAGCTCAATGAAGCTATGACCGCCCTAATGCGGGTTTCTGGCGTTTTTCTGTCGGCCTTTGACGATTTCGATGTCGCCAAGCCGGAACCAGCCGTTG
- a CDS encoding 4a-hydroxytetrahydrobiopterin dehydratase codes for MRNESHKGESHEGPGWHGWTRRERPLRLERRLEFPDYEATRVFLEQAGELSEAMDVYPNLSFGRTYANLTIFADEDSGELTAQAQTFAERIEQLLG; via the coding sequence TTGCGCAATGAATCGCATAAGGGGGAATCACACGAGGGGCCGGGCTGGCATGGCTGGACCCGACGGGAGCGCCCCTTGCGCTTGGAGCGACGTCTGGAGTTCCCTGACTATGAAGCCACCCGGGTGTTTCTGGAACAGGCCGGGGAGCTGTCAGAAGCCATGGATGTGTACCCCAATCTCAGTTTCGGGCGAACCTATGCCAATCTGACAATTTTCGCCGATGAGGACTCCGGAGAGTTGACGGCACAGGCGCAAACTTTTGCCGAACGCATTGAGCAACTCCTCGGTTAG
- a CDS encoding carboxysome peptide B, which yields MDIFQVVDTLVCTLRVSGLDHCSLRVLRDAKGKLQVATDPVGVRPGNWVFTVNGSAGRYAMGDAKILTDLTIGGIIDDWDSDAAPV from the coding sequence ATGGATATTTTTCAGGTGGTCGACACTCTGGTCTGTACGCTGAGAGTGTCCGGTTTGGATCATTGCAGCCTGCGGGTGCTGCGGGATGCCAAAGGCAAGTTGCAGGTCGCGACCGATCCGGTCGGAGTGCGGCCGGGAAATTGGGTATTTACGGTAAACGGCTCGGCTGGTCGCTATGCGATGGGTGATGCGAAAATTCTGACTGATCTCACCATCGGCGGAATTATCGATGACTGGGATAGCGATGCGGCCCCGGTATAG
- a CDS encoding Fe2+-dependent dioxygenase gives MLLTIPELLNQVQLDKLHQVLEGADFVDGKLSAGFAAARVKHNQELAGERQRMERLARILMPSLGHHPAFRFGALPHRVADFIVARYEPGMTYGAHIDDPIMGASGPRFRTDVSLTVFLNAPEDYDGGELTIRTSFGERAVKLPAGHAVLYPSASLHWVAPVTRGQRLVALTWIQSYVRDPAQRELLYELNQAREHLLKEAPEAEHTAYVDRSYNNLLRMWAEL, from the coding sequence ATGTTGCTGACCATCCCTGAACTTCTTAACCAGGTACAACTCGATAAGCTGCATCAGGTGCTCGAGGGCGCTGACTTTGTTGATGGCAAGCTCAGTGCCGGCTTTGCCGCCGCGCGGGTCAAGCATAATCAGGAGTTGGCAGGCGAGCGCCAGCGCATGGAGCGGCTGGCGCGCATCCTGATGCCGAGCCTCGGGCATCACCCGGCCTTTCGTTTTGGCGCGCTGCCGCATCGGGTGGCGGACTTCATCGTCGCCCGTTATGAGCCCGGCATGACCTATGGCGCGCACATCGATGATCCCATCATGGGAGCGAGCGGGCCGCGCTTTCGCACCGATGTGTCGCTGACGGTATTCTTGAACGCACCAGAGGACTACGACGGCGGCGAGCTGACTATCCGCACCAGCTTTGGCGAGCGAGCGGTCAAGCTGCCCGCCGGCCATGCGGTGCTCTATCCGTCAGCCAGCCTGCATTGGGTCGCGCCCGTCACGCGCGGCCAGCGTCTGGTCGCGCTGACCTGGATTCAAAGCTACGTGCGCGACCCGGCCCAACGCGAGCTGCTCTACGAACTCAACCAGGCACGCGAACACTTGCTCAAAGAGGCACCCGAGGCCGAGCATACCGCCTATGTGGATCGCTCCTACAACAACCTGCTGCGCATGTGGGCGGAGTTGTAG